From a single Brassica rapa cultivar Chiifu-401-42 chromosome A01, CAAS_Brap_v3.01, whole genome shotgun sequence genomic region:
- the LOC103831434 gene encoding cyclin-A2-4-like: MNKENAVSGNVIPLHAHTASEVDVATQSLGHVVRANTKRASLDEKKANAPKKRAVLKDITKEISAKLENIKQIEKVASSSVSTVASNLQVIDIDSDNKDPLLCSLYAPEIYYNLRVAELQRRPFPDYMERIQRDLTHTMRGILVDWLVEVSEEYKLVPDTLYLTVYLIDWFLHGNYIERQRLQLLGVTCMFIASKYEEKFVPRIEEFCFITDNTFIKDQVLEMERQVLMHFSFQIYTPTSKTFLR, encoded by the exons ATGAACAAAGAGAATGCTGTTTCTGGCAACGTCATACCGCTCCATGCCCATACTGCTTCAGAAGTGGATGTTGCAACACAGAGTCTAGGACATGTCGTTAGAGCAAACACAAAGAGAGCATCCTTGGACGAGAAGAAAGCCAATGCACCTAAGAAGCGAGCTGTTCTTAAAGATATCACAAAGGAGATTTCAGCTAAG TTGGAGAACATCAAGCAGATAGAGAAGGTGGCATCTTCTTCTGTATCCACTGTGGCAAGTAATCTGCAAGTCATTGACATTGATTCAGATAACAAAGATCCTCTACTTTGTAGCCTTTATGCACCTGAAATCTACTACAATCTGCGTGTTGCCGAG CTTCAACGCAGACCATTTCCTGATTATATGGAAAGGATACAAAGAGATCTGACTCATACAATGAGAGGAATACTAGTTGATTGGCTTGTCGAG GTCTCAGAGGAATACAAACTTGTACCTGACACACTCTATCTCACAGTATATCTCATAGATTGGTTTCTCCATGGAAACTACATTGAAAGACAGAGGCTTCAATTGCTCGGTGTCACTTGTATGTTCATTGCTTC AAAATACGAGGAGAAATTTGTGCCACGCATTGAGGAGTTCTGCTTCATCACTGATAACACTTTCATAAAAGATCAGGTCTTGGAGATGGAGAGACAAGTACTGATGCATTTTAGCTTTCAGATTTACACACCCACTTCAAAAACATTCCTCAGGTAA